A window from Plodia interpunctella isolate USDA-ARS_2022_Savannah chromosome 2, ilPloInte3.2, whole genome shotgun sequence encodes these proteins:
- the Nhe3 gene encoding sodium/hydrogen exchanger 6 isoform X11 has product MNFLVSFGFLLYVIVICQGSGTDIALDAKASLLHRIDSLNLLIYTCLLTLTVLTIWVFKHRRVSWIHETGLAVIYGLIVGAIIRYSGTTNQVTRIDVHPAPDTKYNLSVPPDMLRFHFPDKIQISSGEVPVPNKTYAYSFRGEIVNVEQNEIDLKATFDPEIFFNIILPPIIFHAGYCLKRKYFFRNLGAILTFAMVGTALSALVIGSLMYGCVQLMPASLASSFTFLDTLYFGALISPTDPLTVLAIFSQLKVDVNLYAMIFGESVLNDAVALVLSGAIQNYEKRYSNDGGFEITAFLAAIGDFIGIFSLSLLVGALMGCLTALMTKFTHVRDWPLLESALFVLMSYAAFLIAEVCELTGVVAVLFCGICQAHYTYNNLSSDSRNRTKQLFELLNFLAENFIFTYIGVSMFTFPKHHFDPWFIIAGFVTSTLGRAVNIYPLSFLLNLGRKPPIPMNFQHMLFFSGLRGAMSFALAIRNTVSDARQAMLTTTSLIVIATVVLQGGAATHALAYLRIPTGQGQNDESDALPYRDVRSETPREGGEKARLARLWGAVDSKLLKPLLTHARPPLTDTLPGFMRPVARVLTTTHQYTQGISSEHVTFFYNNSNDNSLRRTDSDSDLCIDEPQPVPTSIDPQQLWPGHVDTRISVEGITGSNI; this is encoded by the exons ATGAATTTCCTAGTTTCCTTTGGGTtcttattatatgttatagtAATATGTCAAGGGTCGGGCACAGACATTGCTTTAGATGCCAAAGCTAGTTTGTTACATCGCATAGATAGTTTGAACCTGCTGATATACACTTGTCTTCTCACACTTACGGTGCTCACTATTTGGGTTTTTAAACATCGACGAGTGAGCTGGATTCACGAGACAGGATTGGCCGTAATATATG GTCTTATAGTAGGGGCAATAATAAGATATTCAGGAACAACAAACCAGGTCACACGCATTGATGTGCACCCGGCACCTGATACCAAGTACAACCTGTCGGTGCCACCAGACATGCTTCGGTTCCATTTTCCTGATAAGATTCAGATCTCTTCTGGTG AGGTCCCTGTACCAAATAAAACTTATGCCTACAGCTTTAGAGGTGAGATAGTAAATGTggaacaaaatgaaatagatCTTAAGGCTACATTTGATCCTGAAATATTCTTCAATATAATTCTACCTCCTATCATCTTTCATGCTGGATATTGCTTGAAAAGG AAATATTTCTTCCGCAACCTCGGTGCCATATTAACATTCGCAATGGTGGGCACCGCATTATCGGCGCTTGTGATTGGATCCCTCATGTATGGGTGCGTGCAGCTCATGCCAGCTTCTCTCGCCTCGAGTTTCACATTTCTGGACACGCTGTATTTTGGTGCCTTGATCTCTCCGACGGATCCACTCACAGTGCTAGCTATATTTTCCCAgttaaaa gtCGACGTAAATTTATATGCTATGATTTTCGGTGAGAGCGTTCTTAATGATGCAGTGGCTTTAGTACTTAGCGG TGCTATTCAAAACTACGAAAAGAGGTACTCAAATGATGGTGGCTTTGAAATAACCGCTTTCTTGGCGGCCATCGGCGACTTCATCGGGATATTCAGTCTCTCCCTGCTGGTTGGGGCCCTGATGGGGTGCCTCACTGCACTGAT GACGAAGTTCACCCACGTGCGAGACTGGCCGCTGCTGGAGTCTGCATTGTTTGTCCTCATGTCGTACGCCGCCTTCCTCATAGCTGAAGTGTGCGAATTAACAG gaGTAGTGGCGGTACTTTTCTGCGGCATCTGCCAAGCTCACTACACGTACAACAACCTATCATCGGACTCACGCAACCGCACCAAACAACTGTTCGAGCTACTCAACTTCTTGGCCGAGAACTTCATATTCACCTACATCGGAGTCTCCATGTTCACGTTCCCGAAGCACCACTTCGATCCATGGTTTATCATCGCTGGATTT GTAACTTCAACTCTTGGTCGGGCTGTGAACATTTATCCTCTGTCGTTCCTCTTAAATCTCGGACGGAAACCTCCAATACCAATGAACTTCCAACACATGCTATTTTTCTCTG GTCTCCGAGGAGCGATGTCGTTCGCGCTGGCGATCCGCAACACCGTGTCGGACGCGAGACAAGCCATGCTGACAACCACCTCGCTCATCGTCATCGCCACTGTGGTGCTGCAGGGCGGCGCCGCTACACACGCCCTCGCCTATCTGCGTATACCCACCGG ACAAGGACAAAACGACGAAAGCGATGCCCTTCCCTACCGCGATGTACGAagt GAAACGCCGCGCGAAGGAGGGGAGAAGGCCCGCTTGGCGCGGCTGTGGGGGGCGGTGGACTCGAAGCTGCTGAAGCCGCTGCTGACGCACGCGCGCCCGCCGCTCACCGACACGTTGCCCGGCTTCATGAGACCCGTCGCCCGGGTGCTCACCACCACGCATCAGTACACGCAAGGA ATATCGTCGGAGCACGTaacttttttctataataacaGTAAT GACAACAGTCTCCGCAGGACAGACTCCGATTCCGACCTCTGTATCGACGAGCCCCAACCAGTACCAACAAGCATTGATCCACAG CAATTATGGCCCGGACACGTGGACACGCGCATCTCAGTGGAAGGTATCACAGgaagtaatatataa
- the Nhe3 gene encoding sodium/hydrogen exchanger 6 isoform X5, whose product MNFLVSFGFLLYVIVICQGSGTDIALDAKASLLHRIDSLNLLIYTCLLTLTVLTIWVFKHRRVSWIHETGLAVIYGLIVGAIIRYSGTTNQVTRIDVHPAPDTKYNLSVPPDMLRFHFPDKIQISSGEVPVPNKTYAYSFRGEIVNVEQNEIDLKATFDPEIFFNIILPPIIFHAGYCLKRKYFFRNLGAILTFAMVGTALSALVIGSLMYGCVQLMPASLASSFTFLDTLYFGALISPTDPLTVLAIFSQLKVDVNLYAMIFGESVLNDAVALVLSGAIQNYEKRYSNDGGFEITAFLAAIGDFIGIFSLSLLVGALMGCLTALMTKFTHVRDWPLLESALFVLMSYAAFLIAEVCELTGVVAVLFCGICQAHYTYNNLSSDSRNRTKQLFELLNFLAENFIFTYIGVSMFTFPKHHFDPWFIIAGFVTSTLGRAVNIYPLSFLLNLGRKPPIPMNFQHMLFFSGLRGAMSFALAIRNTVSDARQAMLTTTSLIVIATVVLQGGAATHALAYLRIPTGQGQNDESDALPYRDVRSNGRMVVRWDKGDSAVVMPWQLKYEETPREGGEKARLARLWGAVDSKLLKPLLTHARPPLTDTLPGFMRPVARVLTTTHQYTQGISSEHVTFFYNNSNDNSLRRTDSDSDLCIDEPQPVPTSIDPQQLWPGHVDTRISVEGITGSNI is encoded by the exons ATGAATTTCCTAGTTTCCTTTGGGTtcttattatatgttatagtAATATGTCAAGGGTCGGGCACAGACATTGCTTTAGATGCCAAAGCTAGTTTGTTACATCGCATAGATAGTTTGAACCTGCTGATATACACTTGTCTTCTCACACTTACGGTGCTCACTATTTGGGTTTTTAAACATCGACGAGTGAGCTGGATTCACGAGACAGGATTGGCCGTAATATATG GTCTTATAGTAGGGGCAATAATAAGATATTCAGGAACAACAAACCAGGTCACACGCATTGATGTGCACCCGGCACCTGATACCAAGTACAACCTGTCGGTGCCACCAGACATGCTTCGGTTCCATTTTCCTGATAAGATTCAGATCTCTTCTGGTG AGGTCCCTGTACCAAATAAAACTTATGCCTACAGCTTTAGAGGTGAGATAGTAAATGTggaacaaaatgaaatagatCTTAAGGCTACATTTGATCCTGAAATATTCTTCAATATAATTCTACCTCCTATCATCTTTCATGCTGGATATTGCTTGAAAAGG AAATATTTCTTCCGCAACCTCGGTGCCATATTAACATTCGCAATGGTGGGCACCGCATTATCGGCGCTTGTGATTGGATCCCTCATGTATGGGTGCGTGCAGCTCATGCCAGCTTCTCTCGCCTCGAGTTTCACATTTCTGGACACGCTGTATTTTGGTGCCTTGATCTCTCCGACGGATCCACTCACAGTGCTAGCTATATTTTCCCAgttaaaa gtCGACGTAAATTTATATGCTATGATTTTCGGTGAGAGCGTTCTTAATGATGCAGTGGCTTTAGTACTTAGCGG TGCTATTCAAAACTACGAAAAGAGGTACTCAAATGATGGTGGCTTTGAAATAACCGCTTTCTTGGCGGCCATCGGCGACTTCATCGGGATATTCAGTCTCTCCCTGCTGGTTGGGGCCCTGATGGGGTGCCTCACTGCACTGAT GACGAAGTTCACCCACGTGCGAGACTGGCCGCTGCTGGAGTCTGCATTGTTTGTCCTCATGTCGTACGCCGCCTTCCTCATAGCTGAAGTGTGCGAATTAACAG gaGTAGTGGCGGTACTTTTCTGCGGCATCTGCCAAGCTCACTACACGTACAACAACCTATCATCGGACTCACGCAACCGCACCAAACAACTGTTCGAGCTACTCAACTTCTTGGCCGAGAACTTCATATTCACCTACATCGGAGTCTCCATGTTCACGTTCCCGAAGCACCACTTCGATCCATGGTTTATCATCGCTGGATTT GTAACTTCAACTCTTGGTCGGGCTGTGAACATTTATCCTCTGTCGTTCCTCTTAAATCTCGGACGGAAACCTCCAATACCAATGAACTTCCAACACATGCTATTTTTCTCTG GTCTCCGAGGAGCGATGTCGTTCGCGCTGGCGATCCGCAACACCGTGTCGGACGCGAGACAAGCCATGCTGACAACCACCTCGCTCATCGTCATCGCCACTGTGGTGCTGCAGGGCGGCGCCGCTACACACGCCCTCGCCTATCTGCGTATACCCACCGG ACAAGGACAAAACGACGAAAGCGATGCCCTTCCCTACCGCGATGTACGAagt aATGGCCGCATGGTAGTTAGGTGGGACAAAGGAGATAGTGCAGTGGTTATGCCTTGGCAACTAAAATACGAA GAAACGCCGCGCGAAGGAGGGGAGAAGGCCCGCTTGGCGCGGCTGTGGGGGGCGGTGGACTCGAAGCTGCTGAAGCCGCTGCTGACGCACGCGCGCCCGCCGCTCACCGACACGTTGCCCGGCTTCATGAGACCCGTCGCCCGGGTGCTCACCACCACGCATCAGTACACGCAAGGA ATATCGTCGGAGCACGTaacttttttctataataacaGTAAT GACAACAGTCTCCGCAGGACAGACTCCGATTCCGACCTCTGTATCGACGAGCCCCAACCAGTACCAACAAGCATTGATCCACAG CAATTATGGCCCGGACACGTGGACACGCGCATCTCAGTGGAAGGTATCACAGgaagtaatatataa
- the Nhe3 gene encoding sodium/hydrogen exchanger 6 isoform X3 has translation MNFLVSFGFLLYVIVICQGSGTDIALDAKASLLHRIDSLNLLIYTCLLTLTVLTIWVFKHRRVSWIHETGLAVIYGLIVGAIIRYSGTTNQVTRIDVHPAPDTKYNLSVPPDMLRFHFPDKIQISSGEVPVPNKTYAYSFRGEIVNVEQNEIDLKATFDPEIFFNIILPPIIFHAGYCLKRKYFFRNLGAILTFAMVGTALSALVIGSLMYGCVQLMPASLASSFTFLDTLYFGALISPTDPLTVLAIFSQLKVDVNLYAMIFGESVLNDAVALVLSGAIQNYEKRYSNDGGFEITAFLAAIGDFIGIFSLSLLVGALMGCLTALMTKFTHVRDWPLLESALFVLMSYAAFLIAEVCELTGVVAVLFCGICQAHYTYNNLSSDSRNRTKQLFELLNFLAENFIFTYIGVSMFTFPKHHFDPWFIIAGFVTSTLGRAVNIYPLSFLLNLGRKPPIPMNFQHMLFFSGLRGAMSFALAIRNTVSDARQAMLTTTSLIVIATVVLQGGAATHALAYLRIPTGQGQNDESDALPYRDVRSLYRATDTGGSPGDIGFGLRNLDSTQPASCDRATETPREGGEKARLARLWGAVDSKLLKPLLTHARPPLTDTLPGFMRPVARVLTTTHQYTQGISSEHVTFFYNNSNDNSLRRTDSDSDLCIDEPQPVPTSIDPQQLWPGHVDTRISVEGITGSNI, from the exons ATGAATTTCCTAGTTTCCTTTGGGTtcttattatatgttatagtAATATGTCAAGGGTCGGGCACAGACATTGCTTTAGATGCCAAAGCTAGTTTGTTACATCGCATAGATAGTTTGAACCTGCTGATATACACTTGTCTTCTCACACTTACGGTGCTCACTATTTGGGTTTTTAAACATCGACGAGTGAGCTGGATTCACGAGACAGGATTGGCCGTAATATATG GTCTTATAGTAGGGGCAATAATAAGATATTCAGGAACAACAAACCAGGTCACACGCATTGATGTGCACCCGGCACCTGATACCAAGTACAACCTGTCGGTGCCACCAGACATGCTTCGGTTCCATTTTCCTGATAAGATTCAGATCTCTTCTGGTG AGGTCCCTGTACCAAATAAAACTTATGCCTACAGCTTTAGAGGTGAGATAGTAAATGTggaacaaaatgaaatagatCTTAAGGCTACATTTGATCCTGAAATATTCTTCAATATAATTCTACCTCCTATCATCTTTCATGCTGGATATTGCTTGAAAAGG AAATATTTCTTCCGCAACCTCGGTGCCATATTAACATTCGCAATGGTGGGCACCGCATTATCGGCGCTTGTGATTGGATCCCTCATGTATGGGTGCGTGCAGCTCATGCCAGCTTCTCTCGCCTCGAGTTTCACATTTCTGGACACGCTGTATTTTGGTGCCTTGATCTCTCCGACGGATCCACTCACAGTGCTAGCTATATTTTCCCAgttaaaa gtCGACGTAAATTTATATGCTATGATTTTCGGTGAGAGCGTTCTTAATGATGCAGTGGCTTTAGTACTTAGCGG TGCTATTCAAAACTACGAAAAGAGGTACTCAAATGATGGTGGCTTTGAAATAACCGCTTTCTTGGCGGCCATCGGCGACTTCATCGGGATATTCAGTCTCTCCCTGCTGGTTGGGGCCCTGATGGGGTGCCTCACTGCACTGAT GACGAAGTTCACCCACGTGCGAGACTGGCCGCTGCTGGAGTCTGCATTGTTTGTCCTCATGTCGTACGCCGCCTTCCTCATAGCTGAAGTGTGCGAATTAACAG gaGTAGTGGCGGTACTTTTCTGCGGCATCTGCCAAGCTCACTACACGTACAACAACCTATCATCGGACTCACGCAACCGCACCAAACAACTGTTCGAGCTACTCAACTTCTTGGCCGAGAACTTCATATTCACCTACATCGGAGTCTCCATGTTCACGTTCCCGAAGCACCACTTCGATCCATGGTTTATCATCGCTGGATTT GTAACTTCAACTCTTGGTCGGGCTGTGAACATTTATCCTCTGTCGTTCCTCTTAAATCTCGGACGGAAACCTCCAATACCAATGAACTTCCAACACATGCTATTTTTCTCTG GTCTCCGAGGAGCGATGTCGTTCGCGCTGGCGATCCGCAACACCGTGTCGGACGCGAGACAAGCCATGCTGACAACCACCTCGCTCATCGTCATCGCCACTGTGGTGCTGCAGGGCGGCGCCGCTACACACGCCCTCGCCTATCTGCGTATACCCACCGG ACAAGGACAAAACGACGAAAGCGATGCCCTTCCCTACCGCGATGTACGAagt CTGTACCGGGCCACGGACACGGGCGGATCG CCCGGAGATATAGGATTCGGGCTCCGAAATTTGGATTCTACGCAACCGGCCAGTTGCGACAGGGCAACA GAAACGCCGCGCGAAGGAGGGGAGAAGGCCCGCTTGGCGCGGCTGTGGGGGGCGGTGGACTCGAAGCTGCTGAAGCCGCTGCTGACGCACGCGCGCCCGCCGCTCACCGACACGTTGCCCGGCTTCATGAGACCCGTCGCCCGGGTGCTCACCACCACGCATCAGTACACGCAAGGA ATATCGTCGGAGCACGTaacttttttctataataacaGTAAT GACAACAGTCTCCGCAGGACAGACTCCGATTCCGACCTCTGTATCGACGAGCCCCAACCAGTACCAACAAGCATTGATCCACAG CAATTATGGCCCGGACACGTGGACACGCGCATCTCAGTGGAAGGTATCACAGgaagtaatatataa
- the Nhe3 gene encoding sodium/hydrogen exchanger 6 isoform X2 codes for MNFLVSFGFLLYVIVICQGSGTDIALDAKASLLHRIDSLNLLIYTCLLTLTVLTIWVFKHRRVSWIHETGLAVIYGLIVGAIIRYSGTTNQVTRIDVHPAPDTKYNLSVPPDMLRFHFPDKIQISSGEVPVPNKTYAYSFRGEIVNVEQNEIDLKATFDPEIFFNIILPPIIFHAGYCLKRKYFFRNLGAILTFAMVGTALSALVIGSLMYGCVQLMPASLASSFTFLDTLYFGALISPTDPLTVLAIFSQLKVDVNLYAMIFGESVLNDAVALVLSGAIQNYEKRYSNDGGFEITAFLAAIGDFIGIFSLSLLVGALMGCLTALISKFTHVRDWPLLESALFVLMSYAAFLIAEVCELTGVVAVLFCGICQAHYTYNNLSSDSRNRTKQLFELLNFLAENFIFTYIGVSMFTFPKHHFDPWFIIAGFVTSTLGRAVNIYPLSFLLNLGRKPPIPMNFQHMLFFSGLRGAMSFALAIRNTVSDARQAMLTTTSLIVIATVVLQGGAATHALAYLRIPTGQGQNDESDALPYRDVRSLYRATDTGGSNGRMVVRWDKGDSAVVMPWQLKYEETPREGGEKARLARLWGAVDSKLLKPLLTHARPPLTDTLPGFMRPVARVLTTTHQYTQGISSEHVTFFYNNSNDNSLRRTDSDSDLCIDEPQPVPTSIDPQQLWPGHVDTRISVEGITGSNI; via the exons ATGAATTTCCTAGTTTCCTTTGGGTtcttattatatgttatagtAATATGTCAAGGGTCGGGCACAGACATTGCTTTAGATGCCAAAGCTAGTTTGTTACATCGCATAGATAGTTTGAACCTGCTGATATACACTTGTCTTCTCACACTTACGGTGCTCACTATTTGGGTTTTTAAACATCGACGAGTGAGCTGGATTCACGAGACAGGATTGGCCGTAATATATG GTCTTATAGTAGGGGCAATAATAAGATATTCAGGAACAACAAACCAGGTCACACGCATTGATGTGCACCCGGCACCTGATACCAAGTACAACCTGTCGGTGCCACCAGACATGCTTCGGTTCCATTTTCCTGATAAGATTCAGATCTCTTCTGGTG AGGTCCCTGTACCAAATAAAACTTATGCCTACAGCTTTAGAGGTGAGATAGTAAATGTggaacaaaatgaaatagatCTTAAGGCTACATTTGATCCTGAAATATTCTTCAATATAATTCTACCTCCTATCATCTTTCATGCTGGATATTGCTTGAAAAGG AAATATTTCTTCCGCAACCTCGGTGCCATATTAACATTCGCAATGGTGGGCACCGCATTATCGGCGCTTGTGATTGGATCCCTCATGTATGGGTGCGTGCAGCTCATGCCAGCTTCTCTCGCCTCGAGTTTCACATTTCTGGACACGCTGTATTTTGGTGCCTTGATCTCTCCGACGGATCCACTCACAGTGCTAGCTATATTTTCCCAgttaaaa gtCGACGTAAATTTATATGCTATGATTTTCGGTGAGAGCGTTCTTAATGATGCAGTGGCTTTAGTACTTAGCGG TGCTATTCAAAACTACGAAAAGAGGTACTCAAATGATGGTGGCTTTGAAATAACCGCTTTCTTGGCGGCCATCGGCGACTTCATCGGGATATTCAGTCTCTCCCTGCTGGTTGGGGCCCTGATGGGGTGCCTCACTGCACTGATATC GAAGTTCACCCACGTGCGAGACTGGCCGCTGCTGGAGTCTGCATTGTTTGTCCTCATGTCGTACGCCGCCTTCCTCATAGCTGAAGTGTGCGAATTAACAG gaGTAGTGGCGGTACTTTTCTGCGGCATCTGCCAAGCTCACTACACGTACAACAACCTATCATCGGACTCACGCAACCGCACCAAACAACTGTTCGAGCTACTCAACTTCTTGGCCGAGAACTTCATATTCACCTACATCGGAGTCTCCATGTTCACGTTCCCGAAGCACCACTTCGATCCATGGTTTATCATCGCTGGATTT GTAACTTCAACTCTTGGTCGGGCTGTGAACATTTATCCTCTGTCGTTCCTCTTAAATCTCGGACGGAAACCTCCAATACCAATGAACTTCCAACACATGCTATTTTTCTCTG GTCTCCGAGGAGCGATGTCGTTCGCGCTGGCGATCCGCAACACCGTGTCGGACGCGAGACAAGCCATGCTGACAACCACCTCGCTCATCGTCATCGCCACTGTGGTGCTGCAGGGCGGCGCCGCTACACACGCCCTCGCCTATCTGCGTATACCCACCGG ACAAGGACAAAACGACGAAAGCGATGCCCTTCCCTACCGCGATGTACGAagt CTGTACCGGGCCACGGACACGGGCGGATCG aATGGCCGCATGGTAGTTAGGTGGGACAAAGGAGATAGTGCAGTGGTTATGCCTTGGCAACTAAAATACGAA GAAACGCCGCGCGAAGGAGGGGAGAAGGCCCGCTTGGCGCGGCTGTGGGGGGCGGTGGACTCGAAGCTGCTGAAGCCGCTGCTGACGCACGCGCGCCCGCCGCTCACCGACACGTTGCCCGGCTTCATGAGACCCGTCGCCCGGGTGCTCACCACCACGCATCAGTACACGCAAGGA ATATCGTCGGAGCACGTaacttttttctataataacaGTAAT GACAACAGTCTCCGCAGGACAGACTCCGATTCCGACCTCTGTATCGACGAGCCCCAACCAGTACCAACAAGCATTGATCCACAG CAATTATGGCCCGGACACGTGGACACGCGCATCTCAGTGGAAGGTATCACAGgaagtaatatataa
- the Nhe3 gene encoding sodium/hydrogen exchanger 6 isoform X4 has protein sequence MNFLVSFGFLLYVIVICQGSGTDIALDAKASLLHRIDSLNLLIYTCLLTLTVLTIWVFKHRRVSWIHETGLAVIYGLIVGAIIRYSGTTNQVTRIDVHPAPDTKYNLSVPPDMLRFHFPDKIQISSGEVPVPNKTYAYSFRGEIVNVEQNEIDLKATFDPEIFFNIILPPIIFHAGYCLKRKYFFRNLGAILTFAMVGTALSALVIGSLMYGCVQLMPASLASSFTFLDTLYFGALISPTDPLTVLAIFSQLKVDVNLYAMIFGESVLNDAVALVLSGAIQNYEKRYSNDGGFEITAFLAAIGDFIGIFSLSLLVGALMGCLTALMTKFTHVRDWPLLESALFVLMSYAAFLIAEVCELTGVVAVLFCGICQAHYTYNNLSSDSRNRTKQLFELLNFLAENFIFTYIGVSMFTFPKHHFDPWFIIAGFVTSTLGRAVNIYPLSFLLNLGRKPPIPMNFQHMLFFSGLRGAMSFALAIRNTVSDARQAMLTTTSLIVIATVVLQGGAATHALAYLRIPTGQGQNDESDALPYRDVRSLYRATDTGGSNGRMVVRWDKGDSAVVMPWQLKYEETPREGGEKARLARLWGAVDSKLLKPLLTHARPPLTDTLPGFMRPVARVLTTTHQYTQGISSEHVTFFYNNSNDNSLRRTDSDSDLCIDEPQPVPTSIDPQLSINVRNGYGHV, from the exons ATGAATTTCCTAGTTTCCTTTGGGTtcttattatatgttatagtAATATGTCAAGGGTCGGGCACAGACATTGCTTTAGATGCCAAAGCTAGTTTGTTACATCGCATAGATAGTTTGAACCTGCTGATATACACTTGTCTTCTCACACTTACGGTGCTCACTATTTGGGTTTTTAAACATCGACGAGTGAGCTGGATTCACGAGACAGGATTGGCCGTAATATATG GTCTTATAGTAGGGGCAATAATAAGATATTCAGGAACAACAAACCAGGTCACACGCATTGATGTGCACCCGGCACCTGATACCAAGTACAACCTGTCGGTGCCACCAGACATGCTTCGGTTCCATTTTCCTGATAAGATTCAGATCTCTTCTGGTG AGGTCCCTGTACCAAATAAAACTTATGCCTACAGCTTTAGAGGTGAGATAGTAAATGTggaacaaaatgaaatagatCTTAAGGCTACATTTGATCCTGAAATATTCTTCAATATAATTCTACCTCCTATCATCTTTCATGCTGGATATTGCTTGAAAAGG AAATATTTCTTCCGCAACCTCGGTGCCATATTAACATTCGCAATGGTGGGCACCGCATTATCGGCGCTTGTGATTGGATCCCTCATGTATGGGTGCGTGCAGCTCATGCCAGCTTCTCTCGCCTCGAGTTTCACATTTCTGGACACGCTGTATTTTGGTGCCTTGATCTCTCCGACGGATCCACTCACAGTGCTAGCTATATTTTCCCAgttaaaa gtCGACGTAAATTTATATGCTATGATTTTCGGTGAGAGCGTTCTTAATGATGCAGTGGCTTTAGTACTTAGCGG TGCTATTCAAAACTACGAAAAGAGGTACTCAAATGATGGTGGCTTTGAAATAACCGCTTTCTTGGCGGCCATCGGCGACTTCATCGGGATATTCAGTCTCTCCCTGCTGGTTGGGGCCCTGATGGGGTGCCTCACTGCACTGAT GACGAAGTTCACCCACGTGCGAGACTGGCCGCTGCTGGAGTCTGCATTGTTTGTCCTCATGTCGTACGCCGCCTTCCTCATAGCTGAAGTGTGCGAATTAACAG gaGTAGTGGCGGTACTTTTCTGCGGCATCTGCCAAGCTCACTACACGTACAACAACCTATCATCGGACTCACGCAACCGCACCAAACAACTGTTCGAGCTACTCAACTTCTTGGCCGAGAACTTCATATTCACCTACATCGGAGTCTCCATGTTCACGTTCCCGAAGCACCACTTCGATCCATGGTTTATCATCGCTGGATTT GTAACTTCAACTCTTGGTCGGGCTGTGAACATTTATCCTCTGTCGTTCCTCTTAAATCTCGGACGGAAACCTCCAATACCAATGAACTTCCAACACATGCTATTTTTCTCTG GTCTCCGAGGAGCGATGTCGTTCGCGCTGGCGATCCGCAACACCGTGTCGGACGCGAGACAAGCCATGCTGACAACCACCTCGCTCATCGTCATCGCCACTGTGGTGCTGCAGGGCGGCGCCGCTACACACGCCCTCGCCTATCTGCGTATACCCACCGG ACAAGGACAAAACGACGAAAGCGATGCCCTTCCCTACCGCGATGTACGAagt CTGTACCGGGCCACGGACACGGGCGGATCG aATGGCCGCATGGTAGTTAGGTGGGACAAAGGAGATAGTGCAGTGGTTATGCCTTGGCAACTAAAATACGAA GAAACGCCGCGCGAAGGAGGGGAGAAGGCCCGCTTGGCGCGGCTGTGGGGGGCGGTGGACTCGAAGCTGCTGAAGCCGCTGCTGACGCACGCGCGCCCGCCGCTCACCGACACGTTGCCCGGCTTCATGAGACCCGTCGCCCGGGTGCTCACCACCACGCATCAGTACACGCAAGGA ATATCGTCGGAGCACGTaacttttttctataataacaGTAAT GACAACAGTCTCCGCAGGACAGACTCCGATTCCGACCTCTGTATCGACGAGCCCCAACCAGTACCAACAAGCATTGATCCACAG CTGTCAATTAATGTTCGGAACGGATATGGGCATGTGTAA